In Gammaproteobacteria bacterium, the following proteins share a genomic window:
- a CDS encoding cation-transporting P-type ATPase has translation MISSPWSQDIDSILSKLKVDPAHGLSQKEIASRQQQFGLNQLREIKARSLISILINQLKSIVVLLLVAATFVSFYFGEIVQGIAVCSVIAINTAIGFLTEWRATRSMEALRNLGQRNTKVRRDGHVIQIPAQELVPGDIVVFEAGDILSADLCLLDAAELQADESVLTGESVPVTKMLVTLAKETHVAERSNMLFKGTSVSRGSGEAVVVSTGLHTELGRIAKLVSEAEAKSTPLEKKLAMLARQLVYITFVITFFIAVAGILVGRETVLAIEIAIALAVAAIPEGLPIVATIALATGLRKLAKRNALINRLSAVETLGATSVIITDKTGTLTENQMTLTRIEVQDQSAILSEAGYELSGDPQAGDGDPVKHIKLLDRVLKVGVLCNNASLFNQPDGKLETVGDPTEVALLVAGTKRDLQRDKLLQDMPEMREEPFSSETKAMASFHQEPDSSGYYVAVKGAPESIFSICNTIASQTGSKQFTSELKTQWEEKARNMAVEGLRILAFAHKTASTLEESPYQALTFLGLAGLVDPPRAGVQESITQCHNAGVTVVMVTGDHPATAYRIAKKLGIIPSESTLSDAIDLRDYSDDLSSNTRLLQTAVFARSTPVQKQQLIQLFQSRDQVVAMTGDGINDAPALKAADIGIAMGQRGTQVAKDASAMILLDDAFASIVAAIKQGRVIYNNIQKFVVYLMSCNLSEILIIGLATFAGGPLPLLPLQILFLNLVTDVFPALALGVSKGSDNILQQAPRSLSIPILDRRLWWLIFTYGFLISGSVLGSMYLSQVLLGYDEMQAVSISFLTLAFAQLWHVFNLRDNNRRWLNNEIVNNRWIWMALILCCALILLAVYVPLFANVLQLHAPDARGWLLVLLMSVSIVCTGPLARIIMRGQSQATV, from the coding sequence CTGATCAGCTCACCCTGGTCACAGGACATTGATTCTATCTTGTCAAAATTAAAGGTCGATCCAGCGCATGGCCTCAGTCAAAAAGAGATTGCCTCCCGCCAACAACAGTTTGGCCTGAATCAATTGCGTGAGATCAAGGCACGCTCGCTAATTTCAATTTTGATCAATCAATTGAAAAGTATCGTAGTCTTGTTGCTGGTAGCGGCCACTTTTGTATCTTTTTACTTTGGCGAGATTGTCCAGGGTATTGCGGTATGTAGCGTAATTGCCATCAACACGGCAATCGGTTTCCTCACCGAATGGCGGGCAACCCGCTCAATGGAGGCCTTGCGTAATCTGGGTCAAAGAAACACCAAGGTACGGCGAGACGGACATGTTATTCAAATACCTGCACAAGAGTTGGTGCCGGGTGACATTGTGGTCTTTGAGGCAGGGGATATTCTGTCAGCAGATCTCTGTTTACTCGATGCAGCCGAACTACAAGCAGACGAATCTGTTCTGACCGGCGAGTCTGTGCCAGTTACAAAGATGTTAGTCACTCTGGCCAAGGAGACCCATGTTGCCGAGCGTAGCAATATGTTGTTCAAAGGGACTTCTGTTTCGCGTGGGTCCGGCGAAGCTGTAGTGGTTTCAACCGGCTTACATACCGAGTTGGGACGGATTGCCAAACTGGTATCCGAGGCTGAAGCAAAAAGTACACCACTTGAAAAAAAGCTTGCCATGCTTGCTCGGCAACTTGTTTACATCACATTTGTTATTACTTTTTTTATCGCTGTCGCCGGTATCTTGGTCGGTCGCGAAACAGTACTGGCGATCGAGATTGCCATTGCTCTGGCTGTTGCGGCAATTCCCGAGGGCTTGCCAATTGTAGCAACCATTGCACTGGCAACCGGTTTACGCAAACTCGCAAAACGTAATGCTTTGATCAATCGATTATCGGCCGTTGAAACCTTGGGAGCAACCAGTGTCATTATTACCGATAAAACCGGTACTTTGACAGAAAACCAGATGACTCTTACCCGGATTGAGGTGCAGGATCAGAGCGCCATACTCAGTGAAGCCGGATACGAACTCAGCGGGGATCCTCAGGCAGGCGATGGAGACCCAGTCAAGCATATAAAGCTCTTGGATAGGGTGTTGAAAGTCGGGGTGCTTTGCAACAATGCTTCATTATTCAATCAGCCTGACGGCAAGCTTGAAACAGTTGGTGATCCAACCGAAGTGGCACTATTGGTAGCAGGAACAAAACGTGATCTGCAAAGGGATAAATTATTGCAGGATATGCCGGAGATGCGGGAAGAACCATTCAGCTCAGAGACCAAGGCCATGGCAAGCTTTCATCAGGAGCCCGACAGCTCCGGATATTATGTCGCCGTTAAAGGCGCACCAGAAAGCATTTTCAGTATATGCAATACGATCGCGTCACAGACTGGGAGTAAACAATTCACAAGCGAATTAAAAACACAATGGGAAGAAAAAGCCCGGAACATGGCAGTCGAAGGCCTGCGTATTCTCGCATTTGCCCATAAAACTGCAAGCACACTTGAAGAGTCTCCGTATCAGGCACTCACATTTTTGGGATTGGCTGGATTGGTTGATCCACCACGCGCCGGTGTACAAGAGTCGATCACGCAATGCCACAATGCCGGAGTCACCGTGGTCATGGTTACCGGAGACCATCCGGCCACTGCCTATCGCATTGCGAAAAAACTGGGAATAATTCCGAGTGAATCAACACTCTCTGATGCCATTGATCTGCGCGACTATAGCGATGACTTGTCATCCAATACCAGATTGTTACAAACAGCCGTATTTGCACGTTCCACACCGGTACAAAAACAGCAACTCATACAGTTATTCCAGTCTCGTGATCAAGTGGTTGCCATGACCGGTGACGGCATTAATGACGCACCTGCACTGAAAGCAGCGGACATTGGTATTGCGATGGGTCAACGAGGTACCCAGGTTGCCAAGGATGCCTCGGCCATGATCTTGCTGGATGATGCCTTCGCCAGCATCGTTGCGGCAATCAAACAGGGACGGGTGATCTACAACAACATTCAAAAATTTGTGGTGTATTTAATGTCATGTAATTTGAGTGAGATATTGATCATTGGATTAGCCACATTTGCCGGTGGGCCTTTACCATTATTGCCCTTGCAGATCTTGTTTTTAAATCTGGTTACCGATGTTTTTCCTGCCCTGGCACTCGGGGTCAGTAAAGGGTCAGACAATATACTTCAACAAGCCCCGCGTTCATTATCTATTCCCATTCTCGACCGCCGCTTGTGGTGGTTGATATTTACCTACGGTTTTTTGATTTCCGGAAGTGTCTTAGGCTCGATGTATTTGTCTCAGGTTTTGCTTGGTTATGATGAAATGCAAGCCGTGAGTATTTCATTTTTAACTTTGGCATTTGCCCAGCTGTGGCATGTCTTTAACCTGCGGGATAACAATAGACGGTGGTTAAACAACGAGATCGTCAACAATCGCTGGATCTGGATGGCATTGATCCTGTGTTGTGCGTTGATATTACTGGCCGTGTATGTACCGTTGTTTGCGAATGTCCTGCAATTGCACGCACCCGATGCCAGAGGCTGGCTGTTGGTTTTGTTAATGAGTGTCAGTATTGTCTGCACCGGACCGCTGGCAAGAATAATTATGCGTGGCCAGTCGCAGGCAACGGTGTAA